One genomic segment of Panicum virgatum strain AP13 chromosome 2N, P.virgatum_v5, whole genome shotgun sequence includes these proteins:
- the LOC120661253 gene encoding disease resistance protein PIK6-NP-like, producing the protein MEATAVSLARSVLDGVLSSAGTAIADEVARLLGVPQEVEFIRNELEMMQAFLKMASAHPEAAGRSDTVRTWVKQVRDLAYDVEDCLLDFALYAARTSSSRVGSWMPSAIAERHRIAARILYLKTSVEALNQRNQRYHLAVGTAAAAGVQEAQLPEHDDEPAFQASAGVIGRCNEKDAVIRLMLLSGINGAPRVVSVWGMGGMGKSSLLRLVYNDRDLLAGFDCGAWITVPHPLDSPEVFRQRLSKERGMTPEQKTIEEHLREKRYLVILDDLLSQEEWENIWQVFQFPNDKDSRVIVTTRREDVARHCAAAGHGPDGQELIYELKPLNDVEAKSLFCQKVYKNCDYLVPPDMENQANYILRKCRGLPLAISTIGGFLANRPKTSIEWRNLHEHLAAELESDLRNIPKVIVSSYDGLPYHLKSIFLYLSIFPENHEIRRTRLLRRWMAEGYIGKKRGMPVEDVAARFYNELISRSMIQGSKASRGVGDDRCQVHSMVREIILSKFTEENQLFLIEKHSNDIPQSKIRHLVVSRWKSRDEKLQNITLSFIRSLTIFGECPASLISPKLLLLRVLDLENTINLKNGDLKHIGELRHLRYLSLRGTDISKLPSSLQNLRYLETLDIQDTQVTQLPSGVAKLEKLCYLLAGTNFSKDLLRKMESEKDNGEHTLLPSLCCNPVECCKVLNLSVRAPEGIEKLQNLHMLGVVNVGNGNGVAGRLKKLTNLTNLRRLGVAGLTEKEGQDLCQSIGELKRLQRLEVRSDSVAFLAQTPPSIPRYLVSLRLCGNLSSLPKWISSLNDLAKVKLLGTQLKQEDIHHLQNLRNLTLLGLWEKSYIGDSLSFCAGTFLKLKFLDIDGLDKIKTVTIEKGAMPELKKLWVNTCPSLNDNDSGLYGVPDLLNLNELVLKKCGKKENLVKILQRQISDHKNRPKLLVGKSIILRAHPSTPKADQ; encoded by the exons atggaggcgACGGCCGTGAGCTTGGCGAGGTCCGTGCTGGACGGCGTCCTGAGCAGCGCCGGCACCGCCATCGCCGACGAGGTGGCGCGCCTGCTCGGCGTGCCGCAGGAGGTGGAGTTCATCCGCAACGAGCTGGAGATGATGCAGGCCTTCCTCAAGATGGCCTCCGCCCACCCCGAGGCCGCCGGGCGCAGCGACACGGTCAGGACGTGGGTGAAGCAGGTGCGCGACCTCGCGTACGACGTCGAGGACTGCCTCCTCGACTTCGCGCTCTACGCGGCCAGGACGTCGTCGTCGCGGGTCGGCTCCTGGATGCCCAGCGCCATCGCCGAGCGCCACCGCATCGCCGCGCGGATCCTGTACCTCAAGACCAGCGTCGAGGCGCTGAACCAGCGCAATCAGAGGTACCACCTTGCcgtcggcaccgccgccgctgccggagtGCAGGAAGCACAGCTCCCCGAACACGACGACGAGCCCGCGTTCCAGGCGTCGGCGGGCGTCATCGGCCGGTGCAACGAGAAGGACGCGGTGATCAGGCTGATGCTGCTCTCCGGCATCAACGGCGCGCCGCGCGTGGTGTCGGTGTGGGGGATGGGCGGCATGGGGAAGTCGTCGCTGCTGCGGTTGGTGTACAACGACCGGGACCTCCTCGCCGGGTTCGACTGCGGCGCGTGGATCACCGTGCCGCACCCACTCGACAGCCCCGAAGTGTTCCGGCAGCGGCTGTCGAAGGAGCGCGGGATGACACCGGAGCAGAAGACGATCGAGGAGCACCTGAGGGAGAAGCGATACCTGGTCATCTTGGATGACCTGCTCAGCCAGGAGGAGTGGGAAAATATATGGCAGGTCTTTCAGTTCCCTAATGACAAGGACAGCCGTGTCATCGTGACGACGCGGCGGGAGGACGTCGCCCGgcactgcgcggcggcggggcatggGCCGGACGGACAGGAGCTTATCTACGAGCTGAAACCACTGAATGATGTGGAGGCGAAGAGCCTCTTTTGTCAGAAG GTGTATAAAAATTGTGATTATCTTGTGCCACCGGACATGGAAAATCAAGCCAACTATATCTTGAGGAAATGCCGGGGGCTTCCACTTGCCATTTCCACAATAGGAGGTTTCCTCGCCAACAGGCCTAAAACAAGCATAGAATGGAGGAATCTGCACGAACACCTTGCAGCAGAGCTGGAGTCTGACCTTCGCAACATCCCCAAGGTTATTGTCTCAAGTTATGATGGCTTGCCGTATCACTTGAAGTCCATCTTCTTGTACCTCAGTATCTTCCCCGAGAACCATGAGATCAGACGCACCCGCTTGCTCAGGCGGTGGATGGCGGAAGGCTACATAGGAAAGAAACGTGGCATGCCTGTGGAGGATGTAGCAGCGCGTTTCTACAATGAGCTCATTAGCAGAAGCATGATTCAAGGATCCAAGGCCAGCCGTGGAGTTGGAGATGATCGCTGCCAAGTTCATAGCATGGTGCGCGAGATCATCCTGTCCAAGTTCACTGAGGAGAACCAACTGTTCCTCATCGAGAAGCACTCAAATGACATTCCACAAAGTAAGATACGCCACCTGGTAGTATCTAGATGGAAGAGTAGGGATGAGAAGCTGCAAAACATAACCTTGTCATTTATCCGATCATTGACGATCTTTGGGGAGTGCCCTGCATCTCTCATCTCTCCAaaattgctgctgctgcgagtGCTTGACCTGGAGAACACGATCAATTTGAAGAATGGTGACCTCAAGCACATAGGAGAGCTACGGCACCTAAGGTATTTGTCCCTGCGAGGAACGGATATTTCTAAACTTCCATCTTCCTTGCAGAACCTTCGATATCTGGAGACATTAGACATCCAAGACACACAGGTGACACAACTACCCAGCGGTGTTGCCAAACTTGAGAAGCTCTGTTATCTTCTAGCTGGCACCAACTTTTCCAAAGATTTGTTGCGAAAGATGGAGTCAGAGAAGGACAACGGTGAACACACCCTTTTACCCTCCCTATGCTGCAACCCTGTTGAGTGCTGCAAGGTTCTCAACTTGAGTGTAAGAGCTCCTGAAGGAATTGAGAAGTTACAGAACTTGCACATGTTGGGGGTGGTCAATGTTGGTAACGGCAATGGTGTGGCAGGGAGGCTCAAGAAGCTGACAAACTTGACGAATTTAAGAAGGCTAGGGGTCGCAGGGCTTACCGAGAAAGAAGGGCAGGATCTGTGCCAATCGATAGGTGAGCTCAAGCGATTGCAACGGCTTGAAGTGCGATCTGATTCAGTTGCATTTCTGGCCCAAACCCCACCAAGCATACCGAGATATCTTGTTTCATTGAGGCTGTGTGGTAATCTCAGCAGTCTTCCAAAATGGATCAGTTCACTCAATGATCTAGCTAAGGTGAAGCTGTTGGGGACACAACTGAAGCAGGAAGATATTCATCATCTTCAGAACTTGCGCAACCTGACTTTGCTAGGCCTATGGGAGAAGTCCTACATAGGGGACTCCTTGTCTTTCTGCGCAGGTACATTCCTAAAGCTCAAGTTCCTCGACATTGATGGGCTAGATAAAATTAAAACAGTGACAATTGAGAAAGGCGCGATGCCTGAGCTTAAGAAACTTTGGGTGAACACGTGCCCATCACTGAATGACAACGATTCTGGCTTGTATGGAGTGCCAGACCTGCTGAACCTGAATGAGCTTGTTCTTAAGAAATGTGGTAAGAAAGAGAACTTGGTAAAGATACTGCAAAGACAGATCAGTGATCACAAAAATCGCCCTAAGTTACTCGTTGGCAAGTCAATCATACTACGAGCCCATCCAAGCACGCCGAAAGCTGATCAATGA